The DNA window ACATGTGCAAGGCCGTGGACCGGGGCATGGAGATAACCGGGATCCGCCTACTTGAGAAAAAGGGCGGTCGTTCCGGGCATTGGCATGCGACGAGCCCGGGTGACGGCTGAGCATGCCTGTTTAATGGCGTGCACCTCTGCTTCTGCTAGAATGCCCGTCCGCTCCCGTCCTGAATTCTACGAGGTGATTGAGTGATCGTTCGTTTCGTGCAGAGCTGTCGCCTGCCGACCCCTTTTGGCGTATTCGACATGCATGGGTTTGAAGAGGTCGCCACGGGCAAGGAACACGTTGTGCTCTCCCTCGGCATCGTGGACGACGGTGAGCCCGTCCTGGCACGGACTCACTCGGAATGTCTCACCGGGGACGCGCTTTTCAGCATGCGCTGTGACTGCGGTTATCAGCTGGAGGAAGCGCTACGCTGTATAGCCCTGGAGGGGCGCGGGTTGTTGATGTATCTGCGTCAGGAAGGGCGGGGTATCGGCCTGCTCAACAAAATAAAAGCCTATCGCCTGCAAGATCAGGGCGCAGACACCGTGGAAGCGAATGTACGTCTGGGTTTTGCGGCAGATCTGCGCGACTACTCCATGTGCAAGGATATGCTTGAGCACCTCGGGGTCGGCGCCATCCGTTTGATGACCAATAACCCGCGCAAGGTCGATGCACTACAGATGTTAGGTATCAGTGTGACGGAGCGCGTACCGTTGCAGGTCGGGCGTAACCCCCACAACGAAGGCTACCTCGATACCAAGCGGGCCAAGCTCGGCCACTGGCTCGCGACCCACCAGGACGACGACCCGATATGAGGGACGGCCGGGCCGCCTGAGGTAAGCCTATCTCGCCAGGGGCAGGACCTGATGGCGTGCCTCGGGGCGCAAGCGCTGTCTGATCGCCTGTTCAATGGCATCAGGCTCCAGCCCGCATTCCGCCAGCAGTTCGCCGTGTTTGCCGTGGTCTACAAAGCGATCGGGTAAGCCCAGGTGGAAAATCCTGGTGTCAAGGCCTGCCTGATTAATGAACTCTGCCACCGCACTGCCTGCCCCGCCCGCGATCACATTTTCTTCCACAGTCACAAGCAAGTCGTGGTCGTTCGCCAGTCGCTTGATCAGCTCCTGGTCGAGCGGCTTGACGAAGCGCATGTCAGCCAGGGTGGCGTCCAGCGTGTCGGCCGCCTGCCGGCAGGCGGTCAGTACCGTGCCGAATGCAAGGATCGCAACCCGTTGCTCTTTCGTCTCCTGACGCTCCCGTATGATCCGGCCCTTGCCCAGCGGCAATGCGGTCATCGTGGCTTCTATTTCCACCCCCGGACCGGTGCCCCGCGGATAGCGGACGGCCGCTGGCCCTTGGTAGAGCCAGCCCGTGTAGAGCATCTGCCGGGTTTCGTTTTCGTCCGATGGTGCCATGACAACCATGTTGGGAATGCAGCGAAGGAAGCTCAGGTCGAAAGCGCCAGCGTGGGTGGGACCGTCCTCGCCCACCAGCCCGGCCCGATCGACGGCAAACAGTACGTCGAGATTCTGAATGGCGACGTCATGTATCAGCTGATCGTAAGCGCGCTGCAGAAAGGTGGAATAGATGGCGACCACTGGCTTGGCCCCTTCGCAGGCCATTCCGGCCGCTAATGTAACGGCATGCTGCTCGGCAATCGCGACATCGAAATAGCGGTCGGGGTAACTCTGGGAGAAGGCGATGAGGTCCGAGCCTTCCCGCATGGCGGGCGTAATGCCCAGCACCCGCTCGTCGCGGGCGGCCATGTCACAAAGCCACTGGCCAAAAATATTGCAGTACTTCAGCCGCTTGGGCTCGTCGGTCATGGGTAGGGGCTTGACCAGGGGTTCCGGCTCGATCTTGTTGATCGCGTGGAAGCCAATGGGGTCAGCCTCAGCAGCTGCAAATCCTTTACCTTTCTTCGTAACGACATGGAGAAACTGTGGGCCTTTAAGCTCGCGGATGTTCTCCAGGGTTTCGACCAGCAGTGGGAGGTCATGCCCGTCCACCGGGCCGATATAGTTAAAACCCAGTTCTTCGAAAAGCGTGCTCGGGGCGAGCATGCCCTTAAAATGCTCCTCCGTACGGCGTGCCAGCTCTCTTAAATGCGGCGCGCTGGACAAAACTTTTTTGCTGCCATCACGAACCTGATGATAAGTGCGGCTCGCCAGCAGCTTCGCCAGGTAAGTTGAAAGACCGCCAACGTTCTGGGAAATGGACATGTCGTTGTCGTTGAGGATCACCAGCATGTCGGCGTGCACATGGCCGGCATGGCTCAGCGCCTCGAAGGCCATCCCGGCTGTCATGGCACCGTCACCGATAACGGCAATACTGCGCCTTGTGCTGCCTTGGCGCCGGGCGGCGATAGCCATACCGAGCGCGGCGCTGATCGAAGTGGACGAGTGGCCGACACCAAAGGTGTCGTAAGGGCTTTCTGAGCGTTTTGGGAAACCGGCAAGACCCTGCTTGCGGCGAATACGGCTCAGTGCGTCCCGTCGCCCCGTCAGAATTTTGTGGGGATAGGCCTGATGGCCGACATCCCACACCAGGCGATCCTCCGGTGTCTGGAAAACGTAATGCAGTGCCAGCGTCAGCTCGACCACCCCCAGCCCGGCACCAAAGTGACCGCCTGACTGACCTACACTCCAAAGCAAAAACGAGCGTAGCTCGCGCGCCAATTGGGGCAGCGCCCCGGGCGCAACTTCCCGTAGCTGGGCCGGCGCCTCGATACGGTCCAGTAACGGCGTATTGGGGCGGCGGGTCGGAATCTCCTGAAAAATATAAGTATCCTGCATTGTTCTCGTAATAACTCGCGAGCCGCGTTGGCGAGCCCTTTGGTTTTTGATTCGAGCACCCGTGGAAGCCATCGGCTGAACGATGCCATTATAAGGGAGCTGGCACGCCCATGCATGAACTGATAACTGCCTCGTCTGAGCGCGCAGTGTTGGGCTTCTGGAGCACTCGACCATTGCTGCCTGTTCGGCGAACTGAATCAGTACAGGTTTGGCCAATCCATTCAGTAGATTTCGACAATCTAACAGCACAAGGCTTTGTGACGCATCACGATTCTGCTGCGATCAATACTTTCGGTGGACCACGAAGTCGGCCAGTTCCTGCAGTGGATAGGTCTCACCACGCAGATTTTTGAGTGCACTGCAGGCTTCCTGGTGCAGGTTGTCGAGACGCTGGCGGGCCGCGTCCAGGCCCAGAAGCGCCGGAAACGTAGGTTTATTGCGGTCAGCGTCGGCTCCGCGTTGTTTACCGAGCGTATGAGTTTCGCCTTCAACGTCGAGAATGTCGTCCTTAACCTGAAACGCGAGTCCCAGCGCAGCGGCGTAGCGGCGGGCACTGTCCAGCTGAGCACTGTTGCTACTTCCCGCCGCCATGGCGCCCAAAAGTGTGGCCGCCTCTATAAGGGCGCCGGTCTTGTGTCGATGCATGCGTTCAAGCGCCGCAATGTCGAGCTGCTTGCCGACCGCATCGAGATCGATCGCCTGGCCCCCGACCATTCCGGCATGACCTGAAGCACGCGCCAGTTCTTTGACCATGGCAAGGCGCTGACGCGCTGAAAGTGAGGGCGCATCGGCCAAGATTTCGAACGCCATTGCCTGAAGCGCATCTCCGCAAAGGATGGCGGTCGCTTCATCAAAAGCAATGTGGCAGGTTGGCCGTCCCCGGCGCAAGTCGTCATTATCCATGGCAGGCAGATCATCGTGAACCAGCGAATACGCATGAATAAGCTCCAGTGCGCACGCCGCGGGGACCGCGTTCTCGGGATCGCCGCCCAAGGCCTTGCAGGTCGCCATCGCGAGCACCGGGCGTAACCTTTTGCCACCGGCGAGGACGCTGTAGCGCATCGCCTCATAGAGTCGGCCCGACTGCAGCTGTGGTTCAGTGCTGACGGCTGGCAGATAGTCGTCGAGAGCTGACTGCACGCGCTGCCTGTAACGCTCGAAGGTTGCTTCGGACCGCATCAGCCTGTCGTCTCTTCGCTATCCGTTGAGCCGCCAGCGCCTGATTCAGCAAAAGCACTTTCAGTGATCGTGCCATCATCCTGGACGACCACTTGCTGAACCCGCTGCTCAGCGGATCGGAGCGACTGCTGGCAAGAGCGGGTGAGCCTGACGCCTTTTTCGAAAGCCGCCAATGACTGCTCCAGCGAAAGCTCGCCCTGCTCAAGACTGCGCACCAGTTCTTCAAGCTCATCCAGCGACTTCTCAAAATCGGATAAGGTTACTTCTTCCTGCTTCATGAGAGACCTTTGTTCGTATTGGAGGCGATGTTGCGGAGTCCGCGTGGCAGTATAACAAATCCAAAGCCCGGGATTGGCGTCTGTTACGACACAGGTGCCTCGCCCCTGTTACCTTCGACGGCGGATCAACCAGCAGCTTGCCACACAAAGTTATGCCGGCCTACAGCAACGCCGCCGCGGCCATATCGCTGCTCCGAAACCTGTATCTCGCCAGTGCGGTCGATGGTGACGACTGTCGTAGAACGCGTGCCGTAGGTCTCGCCGACAATAAAAAGGGGCGAGAGAAACCGCTCAAGTTCCAGGCCGACGCCGGTGTCGGGCAGTAATGCTTCGCTGGGTCTGTGGTCGTCCCTGAACGCGCCGATCAGAGCGTCATGCAGGGCAGCGGTGTTGCCTCCGGCCGCAATCAAGCTCTGACTCATTAGCTGACGGCTGAGCATCACTTTGGGCCAATCGCTCTGGAGGAGGTGATTGCTGAGGCCATACAGGCCCCTGAACAGTTGGCGCAACGGCACGCGGTCTTCGCTGCCGCAGTAGAACCAGTCCTGGTCACGACCGGTGATCAGGTTGAATCCACCGAAGTCGCCTCGCCGCTGGTAAAGCTCGCGGACGTTCTCGGCTTCGGCTGTCTGTTCCAGCAGCTCCAATGGAATCTCGCCGCGGGACCGCTTTCCGCTCTCGGCGATGCCCGACCGGTAATTTGTCACGAGAGCAAGGGCGCCGGACTCCTGCAGTGCGAGCCAGGTTCCGCCGGACTCTCCATCGCGACCAGCCAGCACCGGTCGGTCTCGCCACCAATGCATGGGCTCGGTCGGTCTGGCGTGAACTTCGTCGCGGTTCGTGGCCAGAACGAGCGGAAATTTCTCATGTTGTTCAAGGGCAAGTGCAATAAGGCACATGGAGCCACTCCTTTTTGTGGACCGCCGCCATGATCCCGCCGGTGCGGGTGCCGTTCAACGGTTGGCCACGACGTCCTGCATGAACTGAGGGCATGGGTTGTGTATGATACAGCGCTTGTGCCGCGATGGATCATCACTGTGATAGCCGCGTTTTTCCTATATCTGCTGCTGGGGGCCGTCGCCGGTGTGCTGGCGGGTCTTTTCGGCATTGGCGGCGGGCTAATCATCGTGCCCGTGCTGATTTTCAGCTTCCAGGCCCAGGGCCTGGGCGGCGACGTGATGGCACACCTGGCGGTCGGAACCTCTCTGGCCGCCATTGTGTTCACCTCATTGAGCTCAATTCGGACCCATCATGCCAAAGGCGCGGTTCGGTGGGATCTTTTTCGGCCAATGGCAGTGGGCATTGTTTTTGGCACGGCGTTCGGCGTGTTGACTGTTGCCGGGATCAGCGGCCCGATGCTGCAGAACATTATTGGTATCTTCACGCTCGTTATCGCCGTCAAGATGGGCTTCGCACTTTCACCCACTCCCGGGCGCAACCCGCCTGCGAAGCCTGGTCTCGCAGGCGTCGGTGGTGTCATCGGCTGGGCTTCTGCCTTGTTCGGGATCGGTGGCGGGAGCCTGGTGGTACCGTTCCTGACCTATTGCAACGTCGGTATGCGTAATGCGGTGGCGACATCCGCCGCGTGTGGTCTGCCGATTGCGGTAGCGGGAGCTCTAGCCAATATGGTCGTCGGACAAGGTCAACCCGGCCTGCCGCCTTACGCTGTGGGTTACGTATACTTACCGGCTGTGGTCGGTATTGTGCTCACAAGCGTGCCATTTGCCCGGCTAGGTGCTCTGCTGGCGCACCGGCTTTCACC is part of the Hydrocarboniclastica marina genome and encodes:
- the ribA gene encoding GTP cyclohydrolase II, which translates into the protein MIVRFVQSCRLPTPFGVFDMHGFEEVATGKEHVVLSLGIVDDGEPVLARTHSECLTGDALFSMRCDCGYQLEEALRCIALEGRGLLMYLRQEGRGIGLLNKIKAYRLQDQGADTVEANVRLGFAADLRDYSMCKDMLEHLGVGAIRLMTNNPRKVDALQMLGISVTERVPLQVGRNPHNEGYLDTKRAKLGHWLATHQDDDPI
- the dxs gene encoding 1-deoxy-D-xylulose-5-phosphate synthase, which translates into the protein MQDTYIFQEIPTRRPNTPLLDRIEAPAQLREVAPGALPQLARELRSFLLWSVGQSGGHFGAGLGVVELTLALHYVFQTPEDRLVWDVGHQAYPHKILTGRRDALSRIRRKQGLAGFPKRSESPYDTFGVGHSSTSISAALGMAIAARRQGSTRRSIAVIGDGAMTAGMAFEALSHAGHVHADMLVILNDNDMSISQNVGGLSTYLAKLLASRTYHQVRDGSKKVLSSAPHLRELARRTEEHFKGMLAPSTLFEELGFNYIGPVDGHDLPLLVETLENIRELKGPQFLHVVTKKGKGFAAAEADPIGFHAINKIEPEPLVKPLPMTDEPKRLKYCNIFGQWLCDMAARDERVLGITPAMREGSDLIAFSQSYPDRYFDVAIAEQHAVTLAAGMACEGAKPVVAIYSTFLQRAYDQLIHDVAIQNLDVLFAVDRAGLVGEDGPTHAGAFDLSFLRCIPNMVVMAPSDENETRQMLYTGWLYQGPAAVRYPRGTGPGVEIEATMTALPLGKGRIIRERQETKEQRVAILAFGTVLTACRQAADTLDATLADMRFVKPLDQELIKRLANDHDLLVTVEENVIAGGAGSAVAEFINQAGLDTRIFHLGLPDRFVDHGKHGELLAECGLEPDAIEQAIRQRLRPEARHQVLPLAR
- the ispA gene encoding (2E,6E)-farnesyl diphosphate synthase, translating into MRSEATFERYRQRVQSALDDYLPAVSTEPQLQSGRLYEAMRYSVLAGGKRLRPVLAMATCKALGGDPENAVPAACALELIHAYSLVHDDLPAMDNDDLRRGRPTCHIAFDEATAILCGDALQAMAFEILADAPSLSARQRLAMVKELARASGHAGMVGGQAIDLDAVGKQLDIAALERMHRHKTGALIEAATLLGAMAAGSSNSAQLDSARRYAAALGLAFQVKDDILDVEGETHTLGKQRGADADRNKPTFPALLGLDAARQRLDNLHQEACSALKNLRGETYPLQELADFVVHRKY
- a CDS encoding exodeoxyribonuclease VII small subunit, encoding MKQEEVTLSDFEKSLDELEELVRSLEQGELSLEQSLAAFEKGVRLTRSCQQSLRSAEQRVQQVVVQDDGTITESAFAESGAGGSTDSEETTG
- a CDS encoding NRDE family protein; the protein is MCLIALALEQHEKFPLVLATNRDEVHARPTEPMHWWRDRPVLAGRDGESGGTWLALQESGALALVTNYRSGIAESGKRSRGEIPLELLEQTAEAENVRELYQRRGDFGGFNLITGRDQDWFYCGSEDRVPLRQLFRGLYGLSNHLLQSDWPKVMLSRQLMSQSLIAAGGNTAALHDALIGAFRDDHRPSEALLPDTGVGLELERFLSPLFIVGETYGTRSTTVVTIDRTGEIQVSEQRYGRGGVAVGRHNFVWQAAG
- a CDS encoding sulfite exporter TauE/SafE family protein, translated to MYDTALVPRWIITVIAAFFLYLLLGAVAGVLAGLFGIGGGLIIVPVLIFSFQAQGLGGDVMAHLAVGTSLAAIVFTSLSSIRTHHAKGAVRWDLFRPMAVGIVFGTAFGVLTVAGISGPMLQNIIGIFTLVIAVKMGFALSPTPGRNPPAKPGLAGVGGVIGWASALFGIGGGSLVVPFLTYCNVGMRNAVATSAACGLPIAVAGALANMVVGQGQPGLPPYAVGYVYLPAVVGIVLTSVPFARLGALLAHRLSPVLLRRTFALLLTLIGIRFLLA